In Halanaeroarchaeum sp. HSR-CO, one DNA window encodes the following:
- a CDS encoding DUF5787 family protein — protein MREYGFELRLCANLERAGLPGDTDVAAGGVLGRQLGTSVHAAGGRIVDVVYVEPGPAFEERVALTPETIPDAAIEADVGVGRFVRETRAIDGQPERAHRLAERAAEVGFFERTRRDGHPVVRQVARYPAWYGRIVGIENKPDLGTPGDLEEQLRTDVSLGVLDAAILATESYVTRAHLNRIPDAVGVWRVHPDTTIEVVREPTPLDPTRPGIEPLDWHSNRTDVRVVSPAAIERQRRRVAERAYGKGWRTYSMPACERCTPERTADPSLPYCEFHDRIVNPSETCTSDCPGKIPADPPAVDLVAERARRTTWEPAPTPKTRRQSGLDRFS, from the coding sequence GTGCGCGAATACGGCTTCGAGTTGCGCCTCTGTGCCAACCTCGAACGGGCGGGGCTCCCCGGCGATACCGACGTCGCAGCCGGTGGTGTGCTCGGCCGACAACTCGGCACCAGCGTCCACGCCGCCGGCGGCCGCATCGTCGACGTGGTGTACGTCGAACCGGGCCCGGCCTTCGAGGAGCGCGTCGCGCTCACCCCCGAGACCATCCCCGACGCGGCCATCGAGGCCGACGTCGGTGTCGGCCGGTTCGTCCGCGAGACGCGAGCCATCGACGGGCAACCGGAACGGGCACACCGCCTGGCCGAGCGCGCCGCCGAGGTGGGCTTTTTCGAACGCACCAGGCGAGACGGCCACCCGGTGGTCCGCCAGGTCGCGCGGTATCCCGCGTGGTACGGTCGAATCGTCGGGATCGAGAACAAACCGGACCTGGGAACGCCGGGCGACCTCGAAGAACAGTTGCGGACGGACGTGAGCCTTGGCGTCCTCGACGCCGCGATCCTCGCGACCGAGTCGTACGTCACGCGGGCGCACCTCAACCGGATCCCCGATGCGGTCGGGGTCTGGCGGGTGCATCCGGACACTACCATCGAGGTCGTCAGGGAACCGACGCCACTCGATCCGACGCGACCGGGGATCGAACCCCTCGACTGGCACTCGAACCGGACCGACGTCCGTGTCGTCTCACCCGCCGCGATCGAGCGACAGCGCCGCCGCGTCGCCGAACGGGCCTACGGCAAGGGCTGGCGGACCTACTCGATGCCGGCGTGCGAGCGATGTACGCCGGAACGGACGGCGGACCCCTCGCTGCCCTACTGTGAGTTCCACGACCGTATCGTCAACCCGAGCGAGACGTGCACGAGCGACTGTCCGGGGAAGATCCCTGCCGATCCACCGGCCGTCGACCTCGTCGCGGAGCGGGCGCGGCGGACCACCTGGGAGCCCGCGCCGACGCCGAAGACGCGCCGACAGTCGGGCCTCGACCGCTTCTCGTAA
- a CDS encoding PIN domain-containing protein: MDANALMMPVESGVRVFDELDRLLGAYDCVVPDVVRDELAKLAENGGTEGRAASVGADLASRCDTAETAEPYADDALYDLATTGAVDAVVTNDAPLRSRLLDAGVPVIHLRGRNKLTRTNP, from the coding sequence ATGGACGCCAACGCACTCATGATGCCGGTCGAATCCGGCGTCCGCGTCTTCGACGAACTCGACCGGCTGCTCGGGGCCTACGACTGCGTGGTTCCCGACGTGGTCCGGGACGAGTTGGCGAAACTGGCCGAGAACGGCGGCACCGAGGGCCGCGCGGCCAGCGTCGGCGCGGACCTGGCGTCCCGCTGTGACACCGCCGAGACGGCCGAACCGTACGCCGACGACGCCCTGTACGACCTCGCCACGACCGGCGCGGTCGACGCCGTCGTCACGAACGACGCCCCACTCCGGTCGCGCCTGCTCGACGCGGGCGTACCGGTAATACATTTACGGGGCCGGAATAAACTAACCCGCACTAACCCATAG
- a CDS encoding cation:proton antiporter translates to MSSPVIPTVAAIIAIGVAAQVLADRLQIPSVVFLLAAGVVLGPEGIGFVTSDSFGALSAIVGLSVAIIVFEGAFHLKISKLRESPGATIRLVTVGAVVALAGTATVVHFLLDVHWGVSFLVGSLLIATGPTVITPILEVVPVRDRVGAALETEGVVNDVTAAILAIVVFEVVVNPDQPAMTLVGNFASRLGIGIVVGMLVAAIVWYALRYVDLSPNNAPQHARLIVLAGALVAYGAADTLASEAGIAAVATAGMLLGNADLPYESEIESFKGDITLIVLSFVFIALAALLSFADLIRLGIPGLAIAAAVALVIRPIGVLASTHGERLLFNERLFMSFVGPRGIIPASVATLFAVQLQAIGREDAAGVLVGVVFLVIFLTVVVEGSLARPLADRLDIIPMRVLIIGGGTVGRALAERLEERGENVVIVEQDQEMLETTRDLGFTVHHGDGTDTEELRDAGIERAKIVVAATGDDDVNLLVSQLAEAKFDVETIIARANNPANVDAFEDLGVRTVSSAMATAWGIDNLIERPALANWMTELGRTGDVQEAELTDSSLVGKTIGELDDRLPGGVIIALVSRGDENKMPDSDFTLQRGDHLTFVGQRDAVKEAIESCH, encoded by the coding sequence ATGAGTTCACCGGTGATACCGACCGTCGCTGCCATCATCGCCATCGGGGTCGCAGCCCAGGTGCTCGCAGACCGATTACAGATTCCGAGTGTCGTCTTCCTGCTGGCCGCGGGGGTCGTCCTCGGGCCGGAAGGAATCGGATTCGTGACCAGCGACTCCTTCGGGGCGCTGTCGGCCATCGTCGGCCTCTCGGTGGCTATCATCGTCTTCGAGGGGGCGTTTCACCTCAAGATATCGAAACTCAGGGAGTCTCCAGGGGCGACGATCCGACTCGTGACCGTCGGCGCTGTCGTCGCCCTGGCCGGAACCGCAACAGTCGTTCACTTCCTCTTGGACGTCCACTGGGGGGTCTCCTTCCTCGTGGGGTCGTTGCTCATCGCGACCGGGCCGACGGTCATCACGCCGATTCTGGAGGTCGTGCCCGTCCGGGACCGCGTCGGTGCCGCCCTCGAGACGGAGGGGGTCGTCAACGACGTGACGGCCGCCATCCTGGCAATCGTCGTCTTCGAGGTCGTCGTGAATCCTGACCAACCGGCGATGACGCTCGTCGGGAACTTCGCCTCACGGCTGGGAATCGGCATCGTGGTCGGGATGCTCGTCGCGGCCATCGTATGGTACGCCCTCAGGTACGTGGATCTCTCGCCGAACAACGCCCCGCAGCACGCCCGCCTGATCGTGCTCGCTGGGGCCCTCGTGGCCTACGGGGCCGCGGATACACTCGCGAGCGAGGCTGGCATCGCCGCCGTGGCGACGGCCGGGATGTTGCTCGGAAACGCCGATCTCCCATACGAATCCGAAATAGAATCCTTCAAGGGCGACATCACGCTGATCGTCCTCTCGTTCGTGTTCATCGCCCTGGCGGCGCTCCTGTCCTTCGCGGACCTGATTAGGTTGGGGATACCGGGCCTGGCCATCGCCGCCGCCGTCGCCCTCGTCATCCGACCGATCGGTGTGCTCGCCTCGACCCACGGCGAGCGCTTGCTGTTCAACGAACGGCTCTTCATGAGCTTCGTCGGACCGCGCGGCATCATCCCGGCCTCCGTCGCGACGTTGTTCGCGGTCCAGCTACAGGCCATCGGCCGGGAGGACGCGGCGGGCGTGCTGGTCGGCGTCGTCTTCCTCGTCATCTTCTTGACCGTGGTCGTCGAAGGCAGTCTAGCCCGTCCACTCGCGGACCGACTCGACATCATACCCATGCGTGTACTCATCATCGGCGGCGGTACCGTCGGCCGGGCGCTCGCCGAGCGTCTCGAAGAGCGCGGCGAAAACGTCGTGATCGTCGAACAGGACCAGGAGATGCTCGAAACGACCAGGGACCTGGGGTTCACAGTCCACCACGGCGACGGGACGGATACCGAGGAACTCCGGGACGCCGGGATCGAACGGGCGAAGATCGTCGTGGCCGCCACGGGTGACGACGACGTGAACCTCCTCGTCTCCCAACTCGCGGAGGCGAAATTCGACGTGGAGACGATCATCGCCCGGGCGAACAACCCTGCCAACGTGGATGCGTTCGAGGACCTCGGCGTTCGAACGGTCTCGTCGGCGATGGCGACCGCGTGGGGTATCGACAACCTTATCGAACGCCCGGCGCTCGCCAACTGGATGACCGAACTGGGTCGAACCGGCGACGTCCAGGAAGCAGAACTCACCGACTCCTCGCTCGTCGGGAAGACCATCGGTGAACTCGACGACCGCCTCCCGGGAGGCGTGATCATCGCGCTGGTCAGCCGGGGGGACGAGAACAAGATGCCCGATTCGGATTTCACGCTCCAACGAGGCGATCACCTCACCTTCGTCGGCCAGCGCGACGCGGTCAAAGAGGCAATCGAGTCCTGTCACTGA
- a CDS encoding thiolase family protein, protein MPSETTPVIAEAVRTPQGKEDGVFADTRTEDLSVPLIDHILETNGLESEDIDDLMWGVANQSGDQDNNVARVIALLSELGERTPATTINRWCASSMQSIMSASDAIRAGQRQAIIAGGAENMSRVPMQAGYEHLHPALSEHYNVPELQMGMTAEAVAERYDVSREEQDEYALQSQQRAADATDSGRFDDEILPIETDDGLVEEDEGIRRDTTMEALQQLPTVFKGDGTVTPGNASQISDGASATLVTSEAFAEEHDLEIMAYVGDHNVAGVDPRVMGIGPVPATRGLLERTGESIDDFDLVELNEAFASQTVYARDELGIDNDIFNVNGGAIALGHPLGASGARLPVTLLHEMEKRDAEKGLATLCVGFGQGGAMTFERK, encoded by the coding sequence ATGCCATCCGAAACCACACCGGTCATCGCCGAAGCGGTCCGGACACCACAGGGCAAAGAGGACGGGGTCTTCGCCGACACTCGAACCGAGGACCTCTCGGTCCCGCTCATCGATCACATCCTCGAGACAAACGGCCTCGAAAGCGAGGACATCGACGACCTCATGTGGGGCGTCGCCAACCAGAGCGGCGACCAGGACAACAACGTGGCCCGGGTCATCGCCCTCCTCTCGGAGTTAGGTGAGAGGACGCCCGCGACCACCATCAACCGCTGGTGTGCCTCCTCGATGCAGTCCATCATGTCCGCCAGCGACGCCATCCGTGCCGGTCAGCGCCAGGCCATCATCGCCGGCGGGGCCGAGAACATGTCGCGTGTGCCCATGCAGGCGGGCTACGAGCACCTCCACCCGGCGCTCAGCGAGCACTACAACGTCCCCGAACTCCAGATGGGGATGACCGCCGAGGCCGTCGCCGAACGCTACGACGTCTCCCGCGAGGAGCAGGACGAGTACGCCCTGCAGAGCCAGCAGCGGGCCGCGGACGCCACCGATTCCGGCAGATTCGACGACGAGATCCTCCCCATCGAGACCGACGACGGCCTCGTCGAGGAGGACGAGGGCATCCGCCGAGACACGACGATGGAGGCCCTCCAGCAGCTGCCGACCGTCTTCAAAGGCGACGGCACGGTCACGCCCGGTAACGCGTCGCAGATCTCCGATGGTGCGTCGGCGACGCTGGTGACGAGCGAGGCGTTCGCCGAGGAACACGACCTCGAGATCATGGCCTACGTCGGCGACCACAACGTGGCCGGCGTCGACCCCCGCGTGATGGGTATCGGGCCGGTACCAGCGACCCGCGGCCTCCTCGAGCGCACCGGCGAATCCATCGACGACTTCGACCTCGTCGAGTTGAACGAGGCGTTCGCCTCACAGACCGTCTACGCGCGAGACGAACTCGGGATCGACAACGACATCTTCAACGTGAACGGCGGGGCCATCGCCCTCGGCCACCCGCTCGGGGCGAGCGGGGCACGCCTGCCGGTGACGCTGCTCCACGAGATGGAAAAGCGGGACGCAGAGAAGGGGCTGGCGACGCTCTGTGTCGGGTTCGGTCAGGGCGGCGCGATGACGTTCGAGCGGAAGTGA
- a CDS encoding RDD family protein, which translates to MTTTVSPGRQPTHADDTNVLGARAVAQFVDAIVSLLVFSLVGGGAAVLLGGVATTRHSLFATFMAVGPTAILVGTLAAGAVPVLLEWAWNGETVGKRLVGIKVVSRDGGRLGLWAAFSRNLFAGVDAAFFYLVGIVAIALSSDHQRVGDRVAGTVVVRT; encoded by the coding sequence ATGACGACCACCGTCTCACCGGGTCGCCAGCCGACCCACGCCGACGACACCAACGTCCTCGGCGCACGCGCAGTCGCACAGTTCGTCGATGCCATCGTCTCGCTCCTCGTCTTCTCCCTGGTCGGAGGCGGGGCCGCGGTCCTCCTCGGTGGGGTGGCTACGACGCGGCACAGCCTGTTCGCCACGTTCATGGCCGTCGGCCCGACGGCGATACTCGTCGGAACCCTCGCGGCCGGTGCCGTCCCCGTCCTGCTGGAGTGGGCCTGGAACGGCGAGACGGTCGGCAAGCGCCTCGTCGGCATCAAGGTGGTATCACGCGATGGGGGTCGCCTGGGTCTCTGGGCCGCCTTCAGTCGGAACCTCTTCGCCGGGGTCGACGCCGCGTTCTTCTACCTCGTCGGGATCGTTGCGATAGCCCTCTCGTCGGACCACCAGCGCGTCGGTGACCGGGTCGCGGGTACCGTAGTGGTCAGGACCTGA
- a CDS encoding translation initiation factor IF-2 subunit gamma: MVDEHRQPEVNIGLVGHVDHGKTTLVRALSGEWTDQHSEEMKRGISIRLGYADATLRKCPECDEPEAYTVEETCPEHDVETEVLRTVSFVDAPGHETLMATMLSGAALMDGAVLVVSATEQVPQPQTEEHLMALDSIGIENIVIAQNKIDLVDGETARNNAEQIEEFVAGTVAEGAPIVPISAEQEINVDLVIQALQEQIPTPERDPDAPAEMYVARSFDINRPGTTWGDLQGGVLGGSLVQGVLETDEEIEIRPGREIEAGNETEWEPVSTTVRSLQAGGEMVDSVTPGGLLGVGTGLDPSLAKGDALAGQVAGDPEALPPVWEEFTMGVDLLDRLVGADEDEDVEEISTGEPLMLTVGTATTVGAVTSAREGEAEVSLKRPVCAAEGVQIAINRRVGARWRLIGIGTLRG; this comes from the coding sequence ATGGTAGACGAACACCGACAACCGGAGGTGAACATCGGCCTCGTCGGGCACGTGGACCACGGGAAGACGACCCTCGTCCGCGCGCTCTCCGGCGAATGGACCGATCAACACTCCGAGGAGATGAAACGCGGTATCTCCATCCGCCTCGGCTACGCCGACGCGACGCTCCGCAAGTGTCCCGAGTGCGATGAACCCGAGGCCTACACGGTCGAGGAGACGTGTCCGGAACACGACGTGGAGACCGAGGTGCTCCGGACGGTCTCGTTCGTCGACGCCCCCGGCCACGAGACGTTGATGGCGACGATGCTCTCCGGTGCCGCACTGATGGACGGGGCGGTCCTGGTCGTGAGCGCGACCGAGCAGGTGCCCCAGCCACAGACCGAAGAGCACCTGATGGCCCTCGACAGCATCGGCATCGAGAACATCGTCATCGCCCAGAACAAGATCGACCTCGTGGACGGCGAGACGGCCCGCAACAACGCCGAACAGATCGAGGAGTTCGTGGCCGGCACCGTCGCCGAGGGGGCGCCGATCGTCCCGATCAGCGCCGAACAGGAGATCAACGTCGACCTGGTCATCCAGGCGCTCCAAGAGCAGATCCCGACGCCCGAACGGGATCCGGACGCGCCAGCGGAGATGTACGTGGCCCGCAGTTTCGACATCAATCGTCCCGGCACAACCTGGGGTGATCTGCAGGGCGGCGTCCTCGGCGGCAGTCTCGTCCAGGGCGTCCTGGAGACCGACGAGGAGATCGAGATCCGCCCCGGTCGGGAGATCGAAGCGGGCAACGAGACCGAATGGGAACCCGTCTCCACGACGGTCCGCTCGCTGCAGGCGGGTGGAGAGATGGTCGACTCGGTCACGCCCGGCGGCCTACTGGGCGTGGGGACCGGCCTGGATCCGAGCCTCGCGAAAGGTGACGCGCTCGCCGGGCAGGTCGCCGGCGACCCCGAGGCACTCCCGCCGGTCTGGGAGGAGTTCACCATGGGCGTCGACCTCCTGGACCGTCTCGTCGGCGCCGACGAGGACGAGGACGTCGAGGAGATATCGACCGGCGAACCGCTCATGCTCACGGTCGGCACGGCCACCACGGTCGGGGCCGTGACCAGCGCCCGCGAGGGCGAGGCAGAGGTTTCGCTCAAGCGACCGGTCTGTGCCGCGGAGGGCGTCCAGATCGCGATTAACCGCCGCGTCGGCGCCCGCTGGCGTCTCATCGGTATCGGGACGCTGCGTGGATGA
- a CDS encoding ATP-binding protein has protein sequence MNDRALDVVECLLTARLYDRHTNLDENDLPPAIRMAIWSGDGVSRPPRLDEDDVAEASGIEDPWAEISGQMFTERDTFSGQLSFTDDEMAIEWYAERADDERVQANPVLAYHFQDDDRFAVDYEAARAENRPVQADPQWIDGLLHEYFDEEDEEMLDLVDVRAPAEIEVTLDDLVLTEEQETEVTKVAKAIEHRDYLAEIGLREIGKLLFVGPPGTGKTSTARGLAHQLDLPFVEVKLSMITSQYLGETAKNVEKVFEVAKRLSPCILFIDEFDFVAKTRTSDEHAAIKRAVNTLLKSIDEISLIRDDVLLIGATNHPDELDTAAWRRFDEILNFPRPDEGMRADILRLVTERLDIAEFDPEAVAAETEGLTGSDLRLVLREAVLEALVSDRRELTQQDLLDAVEEFEERDHLRNLDTLDAALEGDDHDHDHAATH, from the coding sequence ATGAACGACAGGGCGCTGGATGTCGTCGAATGTCTACTGACGGCACGCCTCTACGATCGACACACGAACCTCGACGAGAACGATCTTCCGCCGGCGATCCGGATGGCGATCTGGTCCGGTGACGGGGTCTCCCGTCCCCCGCGTCTCGACGAGGACGATGTGGCCGAGGCGAGCGGTATCGAGGACCCCTGGGCGGAGATCTCCGGCCAGATGTTCACCGAACGCGACACCTTCTCCGGGCAGCTCAGCTTCACGGACGACGAGATGGCCATCGAGTGGTACGCCGAGCGGGCCGACGACGAGCGCGTCCAGGCGAACCCGGTGCTGGCTTACCACTTCCAGGACGACGATCGCTTCGCGGTCGACTACGAGGCGGCCCGAGCCGAGAACCGACCGGTGCAAGCCGATCCGCAGTGGATCGACGGCCTGCTCCACGAGTACTTCGACGAGGAGGACGAGGAGATGCTCGACCTCGTGGACGTCCGGGCCCCGGCCGAGATCGAGGTCACTCTCGACGATCTGGTCCTCACGGAGGAGCAGGAGACGGAGGTCACGAAGGTCGCGAAGGCCATCGAGCACCGCGACTACCTGGCGGAGATCGGTCTCCGCGAGATCGGGAAGCTCCTGTTCGTCGGCCCGCCGGGGACCGGCAAGACGTCGACGGCGCGGGGGCTTGCCCATCAGCTGGATCTCCCGTTCGTCGAGGTCAAACTCTCGATGATCACCAGCCAGTACCTCGGCGAGACCGCGAAGAACGTCGAGAAGGTCTTCGAGGTCGCCAAGCGACTCTCCCCGTGTATCCTCTTCATCGACGAGTTCGACTTCGTGGCGAAAACACGCACTAGCGACGAGCACGCCGCCATCAAGCGCGCCGTCAACACGCTGTTGAAGTCCATCGACGAGATCAGCCTGATCCGCGACGACGTCCTGCTCATCGGGGCGACCAACCACCCCGACGAACTCGATACGGCCGCCTGGCGCCGCTTCGACGAGATCCTCAACTTCCCGCGGCCGGACGAAGGGATGCGCGCGGACATCCTTCGGCTGGTCACCGAGCGCCTCGACATCGCGGAGTTCGACCCCGAGGCCGTCGCGGCCGAGACCGAGGGGCTCACTGGGAGCGATCTCAGACTCGTCCTGCGCGAGGCGGTCCTCGAGGCCCTCGTCAGCGACCGTCGCGAGCTGACCCAGCAGGACCTCCTCGACGCGGTCGAGGAGTTCGAGGAGCGCGACCACCTGCGGAACCTCGATACGCTCGACGCGGCCCTCGAAGGGGACGATCACGACCACGACCACGCCGCGACCCACTAG
- a CDS encoding MBL fold metallo-hydrolase, translating into MRVTLLGTGDTTGTPTPGCGCATCERARESGVERTRFSVHVVNERTGESLLVDASPDFRAQFLTHDVDLPDAAVITHIHFDHLDGLGNVYRLVDDLDVHAADETDPQTGESVAETVARKYHYLDRVTVRPESPFETFQAAGFDVTLVPVDHPPLVCYGLVIEDGDTRLSITGDTTYAIPDESRDRLADPDLLLADAILPATACEYHPIGGTDYDDEGVPRTFGTKHMTREGALALAAELDADRTRLVHVSHHYDAAEAFADELAVDGETFLL; encoded by the coding sequence ATGCGGGTCACGCTGCTCGGTACCGGGGACACCACCGGGACGCCGACCCCCGGGTGTGGCTGTGCCACCTGCGAGCGGGCACGGGAGTCCGGCGTCGAGCGGACCCGATTCTCCGTCCACGTCGTCAACGAACGCACCGGCGAATCGCTGCTCGTCGACGCCAGCCCCGACTTCCGCGCACAGTTTCTCACCCACGACGTGGACCTGCCGGACGCCGCGGTCATCACGCACATCCACTTCGACCACCTCGACGGCCTCGGCAACGTCTACCGACTCGTCGACGACCTCGACGTCCACGCCGCCGACGAGACGGACCCCCAGACCGGCGAATCGGTGGCGGAGACGGTCGCCCGCAAATACCACTACCTCGACCGGGTGACGGTCCGTCCGGAGTCTCCTTTCGAGACGTTCCAGGCGGCGGGGTTCGACGTCACGCTCGTCCCCGTCGACCACCCACCGCTGGTCTGCTATGGGCTGGTAATCGAGGACGGGGACACGAGACTCTCGATCACCGGCGATACGACCTACGCGATCCCCGACGAGTCGAGGGACAGACTTGCGGACCCCGACCTCCTGCTCGCGGACGCAATCCTTCCCGCGACGGCGTGTGAATACCACCCCATCGGTGGCACCGACTACGACGACGAGGGCGTCCCGCGTACCTTCGGCACCAAGCACATGACCCGCGAGGGCGCACTCGCCCTCGCCGCCGAACTCGATGCCGATCGCACCCGGCTGGTCCACGTCTCACACCACTACGACGCCGCGGAGGCGTTCGCCGACGAACTGGCGGTCGACGGCGAGACGTTTTTGCTGTAG
- a CDS encoding flippase activity-associated protein Agl23: protein MGRLRHLRRPPVALLLVVAVALLLRVAWLGARVAHQDEARVAHWILHYMAVEAWQYRPIIHGPFLPHVNGVVFSVLGPSDFTARLVVAVVGGLFPLAALLFRSRLRDTEVIALGLLLAGNPVLVYYSRFMRNDVLLAAFAVTALGLFVRAMDTGKARYLLLGAPLYGLAATTKENVLLYPIAWLGALVLLGDYRLLGARYREADPVAVAKRELLSIGRGLWRWKTPIVVGIVELAVVFVAFYAPKPDLYQALANPVQLPSVLQAATMGTTEEFLDLWGSTSMQEHSTVEYLGHLLRVVFVGGATTFAFSIVGFVGDRYGEREPRDLVAFAFYWGMASIVGYAIVSDIKAPWSAVHVLVPLAIPAAVGLSLVYRNLRSAHESGDRTTVAIAAVVLLLAASVPAGATVSTSYLAPQSPDNELVQYAQPAGDMKPTLDEIAAIADANEGVDVIFFGDEFYAEGDEHQTLTHDIETGGYDGWFERLPLPWYFTLYDANVSSTTSFSRLDENPPPVVIALEEDADEVGYRLDGYERVTHQGYLHSRPLVFFVAEDSRRS from the coding sequence ATGGGACGGTTGCGGCATCTCCGGCGTCCTCCAGTCGCCCTTCTCCTCGTCGTAGCGGTCGCCCTGCTCCTCAGAGTCGCGTGGCTCGGTGCCCGCGTCGCCCACCAGGACGAAGCGCGGGTCGCCCACTGGATCCTGCACTACATGGCCGTCGAGGCCTGGCAGTATCGGCCGATCATCCACGGCCCGTTCCTCCCGCACGTCAACGGGGTCGTCTTCTCCGTCCTCGGCCCCTCGGATTTCACCGCCCGACTGGTTGTCGCGGTCGTCGGCGGGCTGTTCCCCCTCGCCGCGCTGTTGTTCCGCTCTCGGCTGCGCGACACGGAGGTCATCGCCCTGGGCCTGCTCCTCGCCGGGAACCCGGTCCTGGTGTACTACTCGCGGTTCATGCGCAACGACGTACTGCTGGCGGCATTCGCCGTCACCGCACTCGGCCTGTTCGTCCGGGCGATGGACACGGGGAAGGCACGCTATCTCCTCCTCGGGGCGCCGCTGTACGGTCTGGCGGCGACCACCAAGGAGAACGTCCTGCTGTACCCCATCGCCTGGCTGGGTGCGCTGGTGCTCCTCGGTGACTATCGGCTGTTGGGCGCCCGGTATCGTGAGGCGGACCCAGTCGCCGTGGCGAAACGCGAACTCCTGTCCATCGGGCGGGGACTCTGGCGATGGAAGACTCCCATCGTCGTCGGCATAGTCGAACTCGCCGTCGTCTTCGTCGCCTTCTACGCGCCGAAACCGGACCTCTACCAGGCTCTCGCGAACCCCGTCCAGCTCCCCTCGGTCCTCCAGGCCGCGACGATGGGCACGACGGAGGAGTTCCTCGACCTCTGGGGCAGTACGAGTATGCAAGAACACTCGACGGTGGAGTACCTGGGTCACCTCCTCCGTGTCGTCTTCGTCGGTGGAGCGACCACGTTCGCGTTCTCCATCGTCGGCTTCGTCGGTGACCGGTACGGCGAGCGCGAACCTCGGGACCTGGTCGCGTTCGCCTTCTACTGGGGCATGGCCAGTATCGTGGGGTACGCCATCGTCTCGGACATCAAGGCCCCCTGGAGTGCCGTCCACGTTCTCGTTCCCCTCGCGATTCCGGCGGCTGTCGGGCTCTCGCTCGTCTATCGCAACCTCCGGTCCGCACACGAGTCCGGTGACCGAACGACCGTCGCCATCGCGGCGGTCGTCCTGTTGCTCGCCGCCAGCGTGCCGGCGGGCGCGACGGTCTCGACGAGTTATCTCGCGCCGCAGTCGCCGGACAACGAACTCGTGCAGTACGCCCAACCAGCTGGCGATATGAAACCGACGCTCGACGAGATAGCGGCCATCGCCGACGCGAACGAGGGTGTGGACGTCATCTTCTTCGGGGACGAGTTCTACGCGGAAGGCGACGAACACCAGACGCTGACCCACGACATCGAGACCGGTGGGTACGACGGCTGGTTCGAGCGGCTACCGCTGCCGTGGTACTTCACGTTGTACGACGCCAACGTCTCGAGTACGACGTCGTTCTCGCGACTCGACGAGAATCCGCCGCCGGTGGTCATCGCCCTCGAGGAGGACGCCGACGAGGTCGGCTATCGGCTCGACGGGTACGAACGGGTCACCCACCAGGGGTATCTCCACAGCCGACCGCTCGTCTTCTTCGTCGCCGAGGACTCCCGACGCTCTTAA
- a CDS encoding DUF2892 domain-containing protein, whose product MEINVGSTDRSVRIVLGALLAVLGLAGILGLWAANVVVAAVLTLVGVVFVGTGLTRRCLLYKPFGIDTS is encoded by the coding sequence ATGGAAATCAACGTCGGATCGACCGATCGGTCTGTCCGTATCGTCCTCGGCGCACTCCTCGCCGTGCTCGGCCTGGCAGGCATCCTCGGCCTGTGGGCGGCAAACGTCGTCGTCGCGGCCGTCCTGACCCTGGTCGGTGTCGTCTTCGTGGGGACCGGCCTCACACGGCGATGTCTGCTCTACAAGCCCTTCGGCATCGATACGAGCTAA